A genome region from Microcella alkaliphila includes the following:
- a CDS encoding MerR family transcriptional regulator: MTDSSRRDERYELELLFTDGLPDLDDEAGYRGAVAARAAGISYRQLDYWARTQLVEPTVRGASGSGTQRLYGFRDILVLKLVKRLLDTGISLQQIRTAVEQLRESGVHDLAQTTLMSDGASVYLCTSNDEVIDLVSRGQGVFGIAVGKVLREVETELIDLDASPTADPKDELAARRATRAS, from the coding sequence ATGACGGACAGCAGCCGCCGCGACGAACGCTACGAACTCGAACTGCTCTTCACCGACGGCCTGCCCGATCTCGACGATGAGGCAGGATACCGCGGCGCTGTCGCCGCACGTGCCGCCGGCATCTCGTACCGCCAGCTCGATTACTGGGCACGCACACAACTCGTCGAGCCGACCGTCCGCGGCGCCTCCGGTTCGGGCACGCAGCGCCTCTACGGCTTCCGCGACATTCTCGTGCTGAAGCTAGTGAAGCGGCTGCTCGATACCGGCATTTCGCTGCAGCAGATTCGCACGGCCGTCGAGCAGCTGCGCGAATCCGGCGTGCATGACCTGGCCCAGACGACCCTCATGAGCGACGGGGCGAGCGTCTACCTCTGCACCTCCAATGACGAGGTCATCGACCTCGTCAGCCGCGGCCAGGGCGTTTTCGGCATTGCCGTCGGCAAGGTATTGCGCGAGGTCGAGACCGAACTCATCGACCTCGATGCCAGCCCGACTGCCGACCCCAAAGACGAGCTCGCCGCTCGCCGCGCGACCCGCGCCAGCTAG
- a CDS encoding peptide deformylase: MTVRPIRLFGDPVLRSRTDRVVHFDASLRALVDDLLDTVQVPGRAGVAANQIGVGLAVFSYNIDGDLGYIINPQLVEVRGDAEPVDEGCLSVPGLAYPRRRHPWARVEGVDLDGNAVAVEGEGLLAQALQHETDHLEGRVYVEGLEPELKREAMRAIRTADWFQRP, translated from the coding sequence ATGACCGTCCGCCCCATTCGCCTCTTCGGCGACCCCGTGTTGCGCTCGCGCACCGATCGTGTCGTCCACTTCGATGCGTCGTTGCGCGCGCTCGTTGACGACCTGCTCGACACGGTGCAGGTTCCGGGGCGCGCGGGCGTCGCCGCGAACCAGATCGGCGTGGGGCTTGCCGTGTTCAGCTACAACATCGATGGTGACCTCGGCTACATCATCAACCCGCAGCTTGTCGAGGTGCGCGGCGACGCCGAGCCCGTCGATGAGGGGTGCCTCTCGGTTCCTGGGCTCGCCTACCCGCGCCGGCGTCACCCGTGGGCGCGCGTCGAGGGCGTCGACCTCGACGGCAACGCCGTCGCCGTCGAGGGGGAGGGGTTGCTTGCCCAGGCGCTGCAGCACGAGACGGATCACCTCGAGGGCCGGGTGTACGTCGAGGGCCTCGAGCCGGAACTGAAGCGCGAGGCGATGCGGGCGATCAGGACCGCCGACTGGTTCCAGCGGCCCTGA
- a CDS encoding AMP-dependent synthetase/ligase, with product MKKFVVPAVVTPDPDANTTDLLVDRVAQAPDDALFALPTADGGWSDVTAAEFHTQVVALAKGFIAAGVEPGEKIGFMCKTRYEWTLVDFAAWFAGAVLVPIYETSSPSQIQYILEDSEAHHLIVETAEHYSRFDEIASDVPSIGHVWQMHLGALDKLAADGTDVTDEAVEARRTAAVGSDLATLIYTSGSTGVPKGVMLTHSNFVELSRNARIAMKEVFAPGASTLLFITTAHVFARFISIICVHGGIKVGHQADTKQLLPALGSFKPTFLLAVPRVFEKVYNSAEQKAEAGGKGKIFRRAADTAVAYSKALDTGSVPLGLKLQFMLFDKLVYSRLKNAMGGRVQYAVSGSAPLGTRLGHFFRALNVRILEGYGLTETTAPASVNLVNNFKIGTVGPALPGVGIALDDDGEILISGNNVFAGYWKKPEATAEVMTEDGWFRTGDIGTIDADGYLTITGRKKEIIVTAGGKNVAPAVLEDPIRANPIVGQVVVVGDQKPFISALITLDPEMLPVWLNNNGEDAQMTLADAAQHPKVLAEVQSAIDVANARVSRAESIRKFVILATEFTEASGHLTPKMSIKRHVITKDFASVIDGLYSASPETQGISLAQ from the coding sequence GTGAAAAAATTCGTCGTCCCGGCCGTCGTGACCCCCGACCCCGACGCGAACACTACTGACCTGCTTGTCGACCGCGTCGCCCAGGCGCCCGATGATGCGCTGTTCGCCCTTCCGACCGCCGACGGCGGCTGGAGTGACGTCACGGCCGCCGAGTTTCACACGCAGGTGGTCGCTCTGGCCAAGGGCTTCATCGCCGCGGGCGTCGAGCCCGGCGAGAAGATCGGGTTCATGTGCAAGACCCGCTACGAGTGGACCCTGGTCGACTTCGCGGCGTGGTTCGCCGGCGCCGTCCTCGTCCCGATCTACGAGACGAGTTCGCCGAGCCAGATCCAGTACATCCTCGAAGACTCAGAGGCGCACCACCTGATCGTCGAGACCGCCGAGCACTACTCGCGCTTCGACGAGATCGCCAGCGACGTGCCGAGCATCGGCCACGTGTGGCAGATGCACCTCGGCGCGCTCGACAAGCTCGCCGCCGACGGCACGGACGTCACCGACGAGGCCGTCGAGGCGCGACGCACGGCGGCAGTCGGCAGTGACCTCGCGACCCTCATCTACACCTCCGGCTCGACGGGAGTGCCGAAGGGCGTCATGCTGACGCACTCGAACTTCGTCGAGCTGTCGCGCAACGCCCGCATCGCGATGAAGGAGGTCTTCGCGCCCGGCGCATCGACCCTGCTGTTCATCACGACTGCGCACGTGTTTGCGCGCTTCATCTCGATCATCTGCGTGCACGGCGGCATCAAGGTCGGTCACCAGGCCGACACGAAGCAGCTCTTGCCCGCGCTCGGCTCGTTCAAGCCGACCTTCCTGCTCGCCGTTCCGCGGGTGTTCGAGAAGGTCTACAACTCGGCCGAGCAGAAGGCCGAGGCCGGCGGTAAGGGAAAGATCTTCCGCAGGGCCGCCGACACCGCTGTCGCCTACTCGAAGGCTCTCGACACCGGCTCGGTGCCGCTCGGCCTGAAGCTGCAATTCATGCTGTTCGACAAGCTCGTGTACTCGAGGCTGAAGAACGCGATGGGCGGCCGCGTGCAGTACGCCGTGTCGGGCTCGGCGCCGCTCGGCACGCGTCTCGGGCACTTCTTCCGCGCCCTGAACGTGCGCATCCTGGAGGGCTACGGCCTCACCGAAACGACGGCTCCCGCCTCGGTGAACCTTGTCAACAACTTCAAGATCGGCACGGTCGGCCCGGCGCTTCCGGGCGTCGGAATCGCCCTCGACGACGACGGCGAGATCCTCATCTCCGGCAACAACGTGTTCGCCGGCTACTGGAAGAAACCTGAGGCGACAGCCGAGGTCATGACGGAGGACGGCTGGTTCCGCACCGGCGACATCGGCACGATCGACGCCGACGGCTACCTCACGATCACGGGCCGCAAGAAGGAGATCATCGTGACCGCGGGCGGCAAGAACGTCGCCCCCGCCGTTCTGGAAGACCCGATCCGCGCGAACCCGATCGTCGGCCAGGTCGTCGTGGTGGGCGACCAGAAGCCGTTCATCTCGGCCCTCATCACGCTCGACCCCGAGATGCTGCCGGTGTGGCTCAACAACAACGGCGAGGACGCGCAGATGACGCTCGCCGACGCCGCTCAGCACCCCAAGGTGCTCGCCGAGGTGCAGAGCGCGATCGACGTCGCGAACGCCCGCGTGTCGCGCGCCGAGTCCATCCGCAAGTTTGTGATTCTCGCGACCGAGTTCACGGAGGCCTCGGGGCACCTCACGCCCAAGATGAGCATCAAGCGCCACGTCATCACGAAAGACTTCGCGTCGGTGATCGACGGGCTGTACTCGGCCTCGCCCGAGACGCAAGGAATCTCACTCGCGCAGTAG
- a CDS encoding lysophospholipid acyltransferase family protein, giving the protein MFYWLMKNLVIGPILLTVFRPWVRGIDNVPRSGPVILASNHLSFVDSIFLPLVLDRRVVFLAKSDYFTGKGIKGWLTRVFFQASGQLPIDRSGGKASEASLNTGLRVLAEGKALGIYPEGTRSPDAILYRGRTGVARMILESGAPVIPVAMIDTEKVMPIGTRVPKVVRPGIVFGEPLDFSRFAGMESDRFVLRSVTDEIMYELGRLSGQEYRDVYATTVRDKRPAHVR; this is encoded by the coding sequence ATGTTCTACTGGTTGATGAAGAACCTGGTCATCGGCCCCATCCTGCTCACGGTTTTTCGTCCGTGGGTGCGGGGCATCGACAACGTTCCCCGTTCTGGCCCGGTGATCCTCGCGAGCAACCACCTGTCCTTCGTCGATTCGATCTTTTTGCCACTCGTTCTGGACCGGCGCGTCGTGTTTCTCGCCAAGAGCGACTACTTCACCGGCAAGGGCATCAAGGGGTGGCTGACGCGCGTGTTCTTCCAGGCCTCCGGACAGCTCCCCATTGACCGCTCTGGCGGCAAGGCGTCGGAGGCCTCGCTCAACACCGGGCTTCGCGTGCTCGCGGAGGGCAAGGCGCTCGGCATCTATCCCGAGGGCACCCGCAGCCCCGACGCCATCCTGTATCGGGGCCGCACGGGCGTGGCCCGCATGATCCTCGAATCCGGTGCCCCGGTCATCCCGGTTGCGATGATCGATACCGAGAAGGTCATGCCGATCGGTACCCGCGTGCCGAAGGTGGTGCGCCCCGGCATCGTGTTCGGCGAGCCCCTCGACTTCAGCCGCTTCGCTGGCATGGAAAGTGACCGCTTCGTGTTGCGCTCGGTGACCGACGAGATCATGTACGAACTGGGTCGGCTGTCCGGCCAGGAATATCGGGACGTGTACGCCACCACCGTGCGCGACAAGCGTCCCGCCCACGTCCGCTGA
- a CDS encoding MinD/ParA family ATP-binding protein: protein MAEKRDASGDVSTDVVGATTPRTVNDGVEPGGGSEFIAAVPESLTIDVALPEPTPDEAPDPTAELAARGVDPQIVEMLQTGATTIQLGDQQLASALTQPDLSDIDPADLPADLSRRVMYGDHQPEPAGMLTADRLLDPKRSRPNGPEGAWPRFVYLSTFKQVNIGDSRRVRERKELDARIAQPLGLNARFVPVLTRKGGVGKTTVTTLLGMALASVREDRVIAIDANPDRGTLAERVAKQTRSTVRDVVNRAASVGAYNDFSTFVSRDATRLDVLASDTDPLLSEAFDADDYNVVADLAARYYSIVLTDCGTGIVHSVMRPTLERADSVVIVSGGSVDEARLASETLTWLEANGYDELVRNAVVAINTATQGTNLVKLEEIEAHFASRVREIVRIPYDEVLAAGSVVKWKDLKPYTRHAARELAALVVEGIPRDGY, encoded by the coding sequence ATGGCCGAGAAACGCGACGCATCAGGCGACGTCTCGACCGACGTGGTCGGGGCAACCACACCCCGCACCGTCAATGACGGCGTCGAGCCCGGCGGCGGAAGCGAGTTTATTGCCGCTGTGCCCGAGTCTCTTACCATCGACGTCGCGCTGCCCGAACCGACACCTGACGAGGCTCCCGACCCGACCGCGGAGCTCGCTGCGCGCGGCGTTGACCCGCAGATCGTCGAGATGCTGCAGACGGGCGCTACGACCATCCAGCTCGGTGACCAGCAGCTCGCCAGCGCCCTGACCCAGCCCGACCTCAGCGACATCGACCCGGCTGATCTCCCCGCCGACCTGTCGCGCCGCGTCATGTACGGGGACCACCAGCCCGAACCAGCGGGAATGCTGACGGCCGACCGCCTGCTCGACCCGAAGCGTTCCCGCCCGAACGGCCCCGAAGGCGCTTGGCCGCGGTTCGTGTACCTGAGCACGTTCAAGCAGGTCAACATCGGCGACTCGCGTCGCGTTCGCGAGCGTAAAGAATTGGATGCGCGCATCGCGCAGCCGCTCGGTCTCAATGCCCGCTTCGTGCCCGTGCTGACCCGCAAGGGTGGCGTCGGCAAGACGACCGTGACCACTCTTCTCGGCATGGCGCTGGCTTCCGTGCGCGAAGACCGCGTCATCGCCATCGATGCCAACCCCGATCGCGGAACGCTCGCCGAGCGCGTTGCGAAGCAGACACGCTCCACGGTGCGTGACGTCGTCAACCGCGCCGCGTCCGTCGGTGCCTACAACGACTTCTCGACCTTTGTGTCGCGCGACGCGACGCGACTGGACGTGCTCGCCAGCGACACCGATCCGTTGCTGTCCGAAGCGTTCGACGCCGACGACTACAACGTCGTCGCCGACCTCGCCGCGCGCTACTACTCGATTGTCTTGACCGACTGCGGTACGGGAATTGTGCACTCGGTCATGCGTCCCACCCTCGAGCGCGCTGACTCCGTCGTCATCGTGTCGGGCGGCAGCGTCGACGAGGCGCGCCTTGCCAGCGAGACGCTGACCTGGCTGGAGGCCAACGGCTACGACGAGCTGGTGCGCAACGCGGTTGTCGCGATCAACACCGCCACCCAGGGCACCAACCTCGTGAAGCTCGAAGAGATCGAGGCGCACTTCGCCTCGCGCGTGCGCGAGATCGTGCGCATCCCCTACGACGAGGTGCTGGCTGCCGGCTCCGTCGTGAAGTGGAAAGACCTGAAGCCGTACACCCGCCACGCGGCCCGTGAGCTCGCCGCGCTGGTGGTCGAGGGCATTCCGCGCGACGGGTACTGA
- a CDS encoding ROK family glucokinase, whose translation MHAIGIDIGGTKIAGALVADDGTILAEERRPTPATDPSAIVEIVASMVERLSEGHTVVATGVAAAGFIDAAQSTVYYAPNISWRNEPFRDRLRARLGMDVTIDNDANAAGWAEFRYGVARDAHDMTMLTIGTGVGGAIVTGDRLLRGGFGTAGELGHLRIVPDGLPCGCGARGCIEQYGSGRALLRMANEIADAGGIGHALAVAREEEGGTLSGGMLAQFLEDGDLGAHHALRQLGLWLGQACASLSAVLDPEMFVFGGGVSVAGDALLDPVREAYLAHLPARGYHPEPEFVVAELVNDAGVVGAADLARIHAESIGAAPRG comes from the coding sequence GTGCATGCAATCGGAATCGACATTGGCGGGACGAAGATCGCCGGCGCCCTCGTGGCCGACGACGGCACGATTCTCGCCGAGGAACGCCGGCCCACGCCGGCCACCGACCCGTCGGCGATCGTCGAGATCGTGGCCAGCATGGTCGAGCGGTTGAGCGAGGGGCACACCGTGGTTGCGACCGGCGTCGCCGCCGCCGGCTTCATCGACGCCGCGCAGTCGACCGTCTACTACGCCCCCAACATCTCGTGGCGTAACGAGCCGTTCCGTGACCGCCTGCGTGCCCGCCTCGGCATGGACGTCACGATCGATAACGACGCGAACGCCGCCGGCTGGGCCGAGTTCCGCTACGGCGTCGCTCGTGACGCCCACGACATGACGATGCTGACGATTGGCACGGGCGTCGGCGGCGCGATCGTCACCGGCGACCGCCTGCTGCGCGGCGGCTTCGGAACGGCGGGCGAGCTGGGGCACCTGCGTATCGTGCCGGACGGGCTTCCCTGCGGCTGCGGCGCACGCGGCTGCATCGAGCAGTACGGCTCGGGCCGGGCACTCTTGCGAATGGCGAACGAGATCGCGGACGCCGGTGGCATCGGCCATGCACTCGCTGTCGCCCGCGAAGAGGAGGGAGGCACACTGTCGGGTGGGATGCTCGCCCAGTTCCTCGAGGACGGCGATCTGGGCGCTCACCACGCCCTCCGCCAGCTGGGGCTCTGGCTTGGTCAGGCGTGTGCCAGCCTCAGCGCGGTACTGGATCCCGAGATGTTCGTCTTCGGCGGCGGTGTCTCCGTCGCGGGCGACGCGCTGCTCGATCCGGTGCGGGAGGCCTACCTCGCTCACCTTCCCGCGCGTGGCTACCACCCCGAGCCCGAGTTCGTCGTCGCCGAGCTGGTCAACGACGCCGGCGTCGTCGGCGCGGCCGACCTTGCGCGCATTCACGCTGAGTCCATCGGCGCGGCGCCGCGGGGTTAG
- a CDS encoding ParA family protein — protein MHVLSISSLKGGVGKTTVTLGLASAAFSRGLRTLVVDLDPQSDASTGMDIQIVGRLTIADVLASPKERIVRQAIAPSGWTRGRPGKVDVLIGSPSAINFDGPHPSIREIWKLEEALAHIENEYDLVLVDCAPSLNALTRTAWAASDRVMVVTEPGLFSVAAADRALRAIEEIRRGLSPRLQPLGIVVNRARVQSLEHQFRIKELRDMFGPLVLAPQLPERTSLQQAQGAAKPLHVWPGESSQEMARNFDQLLDRVMRTARIGEYAQQ, from the coding sequence GTGCACGTACTGAGCATCAGCTCCCTCAAGGGAGGCGTCGGCAAGACGACGGTGACCCTTGGGCTCGCGTCGGCCGCGTTCTCACGGGGCCTGCGCACTCTCGTCGTCGATCTCGACCCGCAGTCAGATGCGTCCACGGGCATGGACATTCAGATCGTCGGCCGGCTGACGATCGCCGACGTGCTGGCCTCGCCGAAAGAGCGCATCGTTCGCCAGGCGATTGCCCCGTCGGGCTGGACGCGTGGACGACCGGGAAAGGTCGACGTGCTCATCGGCAGCCCCAGCGCCATCAACTTCGACGGGCCGCACCCCTCGATTCGTGAGATCTGGAAACTCGAAGAGGCTCTCGCGCACATCGAGAATGAATATGACCTCGTGCTCGTCGACTGCGCCCCCTCGTTGAACGCCCTCACCCGCACGGCGTGGGCGGCGAGCGATCGGGTCATGGTCGTCACGGAGCCCGGCCTGTTTTCTGTCGCCGCCGCCGACCGCGCGCTGCGCGCGATCGAAGAAATCCGTCGCGGATTGTCTCCGCGTCTGCAGCCGCTCGGCATTGTCGTGAACCGTGCACGTGTGCAAAGCCTCGAGCACCAGTTCCGCATCAAAGAGCTGCGCGACATGTTCGGCCCGCTGGTGCTCGCCCCGCAGCTGCCCGAGCGCACGTCGCTCCAGCAGGCACAGGGTGCCGCGAAGCCGCTGCACGTATGGCCGGGCGAAAGCTCTCAGGAGATGGCGCGCAACTTCGACCAGCTCCTCGACCGCGTGATGCGCACGGCGCGCATCGGCGAGTACGCCCAGCAGTAG
- a CDS encoding pyruvate carboxylase: MFQKILVANRGEIAIRAFRAAVELGAKTVAVFPYEDRNSFHRLKADEAYQIGEEGHPVRAYLDVDEIIRVAKLSGADAIYPGYGFLSENPDLAEAARANGIAFIGPPREVLEMAGNKVSAKEKAIAAGVPVLQSSPATTDIEVLLAAADEIGFPIFAKAVAGGGGRGMRRVETRDELRPALEAAMREADSAFGDPTMFLEQAVVRPRHIEVQILADAHGETVHLFERDCSIQRRHQKVVEIAPAPNLDDSIREAMYRDAVAFAKSIGYVNAGTVEFLLDTAGERAGQHVFIEMNPRIQVEHTVTEEVTDVDLVRAQMLIAAGESLENLGLRQDQIHLRGAALQCRITTEDPASGFRPDTGKITTYRSPGGAGVRLDGGTIAAGAQVSPHFDSMLAKMTCRGRDFATAVNRAKRGLAEFRIRGVTTNIPFLQAVLDDPAVIAGDLSTSFIDERPELVTMNPSKDRGTKMLTWLADVTVNQPNGAGEGVIDPAVKLPAVDLSLPAPAGSRDRLRELGPAGFAAALRAQTALAVTDSTFRDAHQSLLATRVRTRDLVAVMPHVARLTPELLSVEAWGGATYDVALRFLGEDPWQRLAAMREALPNVAIQMLLRGRNTVGYTPYPTEVTDAFVREAAATGVDIFRIFDALNDVDQMRPAIDAVLETGTTIAEVGMCYSGDLLNPAEDLYTLDYYLRLAERIVEAGAHVLAIKDMAGLLRAGAAEKLVAALRERFDVPLHVHTHDTAGGQLATLLAASRAGADAVDAASAPMAGTTSQPALSALVAALAHTERDTGLDLGAVSDLEPYWEAVRRAYKPFESGLPGPTGRVYHHEIPGGQLSNLRQQAIALGLGDRFELIEDWYAAANRILGRPTKVTPSSKVVGDLALQMAAAGADPDDFEQNPQNYDIPDSVIGFMAGELGDLPGGWPEPFRTKVLEGRTVKPGLTELTDDQRAALDGSTDERRLMLNQLLFAQPTQQFLQVREQYGDVSVLATPDYLYGLKPGEEHVIEMERGVTLFMGLEAISEADEKGMRTVMATLNGQLRPVLIRDRSVAVDSASAEKADPGKPGHVAAPFSGVVTLQVDEGDEVEAGATIATIEAMKMEAAITTPIAGTIERRAIPSTQQVEAGDLLVVVAGT, from the coding sequence ATGTTTCAGAAGATCCTCGTCGCTAATCGTGGAGAAATCGCTATCCGGGCGTTTCGCGCCGCGGTTGAGCTGGGCGCCAAGACGGTCGCCGTGTTTCCCTACGAAGATCGCAACTCGTTTCACCGGCTGAAGGCCGACGAGGCGTATCAGATCGGTGAGGAAGGCCACCCGGTCCGCGCCTACCTCGACGTCGACGAGATCATTCGCGTCGCGAAGCTCTCGGGTGCCGACGCGATCTACCCGGGCTACGGGTTCCTCAGCGAGAACCCCGACCTGGCCGAGGCGGCGCGTGCCAACGGCATCGCGTTCATCGGTCCGCCGCGCGAAGTGCTTGAGATGGCCGGCAACAAGGTGTCGGCGAAAGAGAAGGCGATCGCGGCGGGCGTACCCGTTCTCCAGTCGAGCCCCGCGACGACCGATATCGAGGTGCTTCTTGCCGCCGCCGACGAGATCGGCTTCCCGATTTTCGCGAAGGCCGTCGCGGGCGGCGGCGGGCGTGGGATGCGCCGGGTCGAGACCCGAGACGAGCTGCGGCCCGCGCTCGAGGCCGCCATGCGCGAAGCCGACAGCGCGTTTGGCGACCCCACCATGTTCCTCGAACAGGCCGTCGTGCGCCCCCGACACATCGAGGTGCAGATCCTCGCCGACGCACACGGTGAGACCGTGCACCTGTTCGAACGCGACTGCTCGATTCAGCGCCGCCACCAGAAGGTGGTCGAGATTGCGCCCGCCCCGAACCTCGACGACAGCATCCGCGAGGCGATGTACCGCGACGCGGTCGCCTTCGCGAAGTCGATCGGCTACGTCAACGCCGGCACCGTCGAGTTCCTGCTCGACACGGCAGGCGAGCGAGCCGGGCAGCACGTCTTCATCGAGATGAACCCGCGCATCCAGGTCGAGCACACCGTGACCGAGGAGGTCACGGATGTCGACCTCGTGCGCGCGCAGATGCTGATCGCCGCGGGCGAGTCGCTCGAGAACCTGGGCCTGCGCCAAGACCAGATTCACCTGCGCGGTGCTGCCCTGCAGTGTCGCATCACCACGGAAGACCCGGCGAGCGGGTTCCGCCCCGACACCGGCAAGATCACCACCTACCGCTCGCCCGGAGGTGCGGGCGTGCGCCTCGACGGCGGCACCATCGCCGCCGGCGCGCAGGTGAGCCCGCACTTCGACTCGATGCTCGCCAAGATGACGTGCCGCGGTCGTGACTTCGCCACGGCTGTGAACCGCGCCAAGCGCGGACTCGCCGAGTTCCGTATCCGCGGCGTCACCACGAACATCCCGTTCTTGCAGGCCGTGCTCGACGACCCGGCGGTGATCGCCGGCGATCTGTCGACGTCGTTCATCGATGAGCGCCCCGAGCTGGTCACGATGAACCCGTCGAAGGACCGCGGCACGAAGATGCTGACGTGGCTCGCCGACGTCACCGTCAATCAGCCGAACGGCGCGGGGGAGGGCGTCATCGACCCGGCAGTGAAGCTGCCCGCCGTCGACCTCAGCCTGCCTGCGCCCGCGGGCTCGCGCGACCGCCTGCGCGAGCTCGGCCCGGCCGGCTTTGCCGCCGCGCTGCGGGCGCAGACCGCTCTCGCCGTCACCGACTCAACCTTCCGCGACGCCCACCAGTCGTTGCTCGCGACCCGCGTGCGCACCCGCGACCTGGTCGCCGTCATGCCCCACGTCGCCCGACTGACCCCCGAGCTCCTGAGCGTCGAGGCGTGGGGTGGCGCGACCTACGACGTGGCCTTGCGTTTCCTTGGCGAAGACCCGTGGCAGCGACTCGCCGCCATGCGCGAGGCACTGCCGAACGTCGCAATTCAGATGCTGCTGCGCGGCCGCAACACGGTGGGCTACACGCCGTACCCGACCGAGGTCACCGACGCGTTCGTGCGCGAGGCCGCGGCGACCGGCGTCGACATCTTCCGCATCTTCGACGCCCTCAACGACGTTGACCAGATGCGCCCGGCGATCGACGCGGTCCTCGAGACGGGCACCACGATCGCCGAGGTGGGCATGTGCTACTCCGGCGACCTGCTGAACCCCGCCGAGGACCTGTACACGCTCGACTACTACCTGCGCCTCGCCGAACGCATCGTTGAGGCCGGCGCCCACGTGCTTGCGATCAAAGACATGGCGGGCCTCCTGCGCGCCGGCGCCGCCGAGAAGCTCGTCGCCGCGTTGCGCGAACGCTTCGACGTGCCCCTGCACGTGCACACGCACGACACCGCGGGCGGCCAGCTGGCGACGCTTCTTGCAGCCTCGCGTGCCGGCGCGGACGCGGTCGACGCGGCGAGCGCGCCCATGGCGGGCACGACGTCTCAGCCCGCGCTGTCGGCCCTCGTCGCAGCCCTCGCGCACACGGAGCGCGACACCGGTCTCGATCTCGGCGCCGTCAGCGACCTCGAGCCCTACTGGGAGGCGGTGCGACGCGCATACAAGCCGTTCGAGTCGGGCCTGCCCGGGCCGACGGGACGCGTGTACCACCATGAGATCCCGGGTGGGCAGCTGTCGAACCTGCGCCAGCAGGCCATCGCTCTCGGCCTCGGCGACCGCTTCGAGCTCATCGAGGACTGGTATGCCGCGGCGAACCGCATCCTCGGCCGGCCGACGAAGGTGACTCCGTCGTCGAAGGTGGTCGGTGACCTCGCGCTGCAAATGGCCGCCGCGGGAGCCGACCCTGACGACTTCGAGCAGAACCCGCAGAACTACGACATCCCCGACTCGGTGATCGGCTTCATGGCTGGCGAGCTCGGCGATCTGCCGGGCGGATGGCCCGAGCCGTTCCGCACCAAGGTTCTCGAGGGGCGCACCGTGAAGCCCGGGCTCACCGAGCTCACCGACGACCAGCGCGCCGCGCTCGACGGATCGACCGACGAGCGTCGCCTCATGCTGAATCAGCTGCTGTTCGCCCAGCCCACGCAGCAGTTCCTCCAGGTGCGGGAGCAGTACGGCGACGTGTCCGTGCTGGCAACCCCCGACTATCTGTACGGCCTGAAGCCGGGCGAAGAGCACGTCATCGAGATGGAGCGCGGCGTCACCCTGTTCATGGGTCTCGAGGCGATCAGCGAGGCGGACGAAAAGGGCATGCGAACGGTTATGGCCACGCTCAACGGCCAGTTGCGTCCCGTGCTCATTCGCGACCGCTCGGTCGCCGTCGATTCCGCCTCGGCCGAGAAGGCGGACCCGGGGAAGCCCGGCCACGTCGCCGCGCCCTTCAGCGGCGTCGTCACGCTGCAGGTCGACGAGGGCGACGAGGTTGAGGCGGGCGCCACCATCGCGACGATTGAGGCGATGAAGATGGAGGCGGCCATCACGACCCCGATTGCGGGCACGATCGAGCGTCGAGCGATTCCCTCTACGCAGCAGGTGGAGGCCGGGGACCTGCTCGTCGTCGTCGCCGGGACGTAG
- a CDS encoding MerR family transcriptional regulator gives MPARSSAEARRPATAGLLSIGQVLAKLSPEFPDLTPSKLRFLEERNLVAPERTDSGYRKFSAADVDRLRFILTMQRDHYLPLKVIREHLDDLDAGRTPRLPVGLDVAVPSILSSDHRYSREELIREAQATPGLLSDAISASLIAPGDTFGDDAVQVLRALVELQRTGIEPRHLRGFRASAERELGLIESALIPVSRRNDASSRAKAAELAREIASQLEIVRSSLIRSALGRLQS, from the coding sequence CAGGTGCTTGCCAAGCTCAGTCCCGAGTTTCCCGACCTGACGCCCTCGAAGCTGCGGTTCTTGGAGGAACGCAACCTGGTGGCACCCGAGCGAACCGACTCGGGCTACCGAAAATTCTCGGCAGCGGACGTGGATCGCCTCCGCTTCATTCTCACCATGCAGCGCGATCACTACCTGCCGTTGAAGGTCATTCGCGAGCACCTCGACGACCTTGACGCCGGGCGCACGCCGCGCTTGCCGGTCGGCCTCGACGTAGCCGTCCCGTCGATCCTCTCGAGCGACCATCGCTACAGCCGCGAGGAGCTCATTCGCGAGGCGCAGGCGACGCCCGGTCTGCTCAGCGACGCGATCAGCGCATCCCTGATCGCTCCGGGGGACACCTTCGGTGACGATGCGGTGCAGGTGTTGCGCGCGCTCGTGGAACTGCAGCGCACCGGCATCGAGCCCCGCCACCTGCGCGGCTTCCGCGCCTCCGCGGAGCGTGAATTGGGCCTCATCGAGAGCGCACTGATCCCGGTCTCCCGCCGCAACGACGCCTCCAGCCGTGCGAAGGCGGCAGAACTGGCTCGTGAGATTGCCAGCCAGCTCGAAATCGTGCGATCCAGCCTGATCCGTTCGGCGCTCGGCAGGCTACAGTCGTAG